The following proteins come from a genomic window of Actinomycetota bacterium:
- a CDS encoding BCCT family transporter codes for LLSGGLAALQQVTIVLALPFIVTMLLLLAALYKEVRQEQLPPTFTPPATESASDTLPSVAGSTSTT; via the coding sequence CTGCTCAGCGGTGGCTTGGCCGCCCTCCAGCAGGTCACCATCGTGCTGGCGTTGCCGTTCATCGTCACGATGCTGTTGCTTCTTGCCGCTCTGTACAAGGAGGTCCGCCAGGAGCAACTGCCGCCGACGTTCACCCCGCCGGCGACGGAGTCGGCCAGCGACACGCTACCCAGTGTGGCTGGATCGACGTCGACCACCTGA